Proteins from a single region of Bos javanicus breed banteng chromosome 25, ARS-OSU_banteng_1.0, whole genome shotgun sequence:
- the ANKRD61 gene encoding ankyrin repeat domain-containing protein 61, with amino-acid sequence MGNITKRGSKGRAADGPKALEGSTAATLHVQLCEAIMRQDCAALRALLRSHPVNQPMTILTSSTGCSLANSRLFLSQETLSFLPIHLAAKYRKAQSLLCLLEHGADPEARDTQGFTTLHLMLLNWPITSTTWTKPRNKIQTMLTDVQRNAVLCLRILCAHGAQVNARVDSGHRHCPLHLATIYGTHLVLSILAQNGAQVNAQNGSSMTPLHMAADILNKEMMQTLIAWGASVNCAVSSTGNTALKLAVSTASSKAGRLLAAGLGCIRLLLVHGAQVNARDHDGQAAIHEACFGGREVIINLLLEFEANVNILTRNGESPIHMYLQRGSNIRDTALLARLLFRSYPLRLTNNQGKLPAGILLPEFHLLRETLLKLSQKPLSLEDICKRNVRNIYGEKHKQLLKRLLPGKIWNSVYGYHDLAHLLK; translated from the exons ATGGGAAACATAACCAAGAGAGGCAGCAAGGGGCGGGCAGCCGACGGGCCCAAGGCCCTGGAGGGCAGCACGGCGGCCACGCTGCACGTCCAGCTCTGCGAGGCCATCATGCGACAGGACTGCGCCGCGCTCCGGGCCCTGCTGAGGAGCCACCCCGTAAACCAGCCCATGACCATCCTGACCAGCTCCACGGGTTGTAGCCTGGCCAACTCCAGGCTGTTCCTCAGCCAG GAGACGCTGTCCTTCCTCCCCATCCACCTGGCAGCCAAATACCGCAAGGCACAGAGTCTACTTTGTCTGCTGGAGCACGGGGCTGACCCAGAAGCACG GGACACGCAAGGCTTCACCACCCTGCACCTGATGCTGCTGAACTGGCCCATCACCTCGACCACGTGGACGAAGCCGAGGAACAAGATCCAGACGATGCTGACGGACGTCCAGAGAAACGCCGTCCTGTGCCTCCGCATCCTGTGCGCGCACGGGGCCCAGGTGAATGCGCGGGTGGACAGCGGCCACAGGCACTGCCCGCTGCACCTGGCCACCATCTACGGGACCCACCTGGTCCTGTCCATCCTGGCGCAGAACGGGGCCCAGGTCAACGCCCAGAATGGGTCCAGCATGACGCCCCTGCACATGGCTGCCGACATACTCAACAAGGAGATGATGCAAACGCTGATCGCCTGGGGGGCCAGCGTCAACTGCGCCGTCTCCTCCACGGGCAACACGGCCCTGAAGCTGGCGGTGAGCACTGCGTCCAGCAAGGCCGGCCGGCTGCTGGCGGCGGGCCTCGGCTGCATTCGCCTGCTCCTGGTCCATGGGGCCCAGGTCAACGCCCGGGACCACGACGGTCAGGCCGCCATCCACGAGGCGTGTTTCGGAGGCAGGGAGGTGATCATCAACCTCCTGCTCGAGTTTGAAGCCAACGTGAACATCTTAACAAGAAACGGGGAGTCTCCGATACACATGTACCTCCAGCGTGGCTCCAACATACGAGACACGGCCCTTCTTGCCAGGTTGCTCTTCCGCTCTTACCCTCTGAGGCTGACCAACAACCAAGGAAAGCTACCTGCGGGCATCCTGCTCCCGGAATTCCACCTCCTGAGGGAAACCCTCCTAAAGCTATCTCAGAAGCCCTTGTCCCTGGAAGACATCTGTAAAAGAAATGTCAGAAATATTTACGGGGAGAAACACAAACAGCTCTTGAAGCGACTTCTCCCGGGAAAGATCTGGAATTCTGTCTATGGTTATCACGACTTAGCTCATCTCCTGAAATAA
- the EIF2AK1 gene encoding eukaryotic translation initiation factor 2-alpha kinase 1 isoform X1, producing MLGGVSGSAKHEAEGDAAGAVPAPPAIDFPAESSDPKYDESDVPAELQVLKGPLQQPTFPFAVANQLLLVSLLEHLSHVHEPNPLRSRQVFKLLCQTFIKMGLLSSFTCSDEFSSLRLHHNRAITHLMRSAKERVRQGPCEDNSHIQKIRAREVAFEAQTSRYLNEFEELAVLGKGGYGRVYKVRNKLDGQYYAIKKILIKGATKADCMKVLREVKVLAGLQHPNIVGYHTAWIEHVHVAHRQADRLSLQLPSLEVISDQKDPSAQCDVKTDGSNSSSIIFAEFTSEEEKSLREPGVEDNQNNRLVNYSSRIVARDAGDFESSLELHESEVADGSPRPIAGRRLPFRHNSDPEQNFASTEESSEENLNLLGQTEVQYRLMLHIQMQLCELSLWDWIAERDGRGRRSVDESACHHKQEKSETRGPSRGMTSKCNVVSWMKSWNRKRTLGPYVMASVATKIFRELVEGVFYIHNMGIVHRDLKPRNIFLHGPDQQVKIGDFGLACADIIQKNTDWGSANGERAPTHTSRVGTCLYASPEQLEGSEYDAKSDMYSLGVILLELFQPFGTEMERAHVLTGLRTGQIPEALSKRCPVQAKYIQHLTRKNSAQRPSAIQLLQSELFQNSGNVNLTLQMKILEQEKEIQELRKQLSLLCQDKGVKGNKRDGGVPV from the exons ATGCTGGGGGGCGTCTCTGGGTCCGCGAAGCACGAGGCGGAGGGCGACGCGGCGGGGGCTGTGCCCGCGCCGCCCGCCATCGACTTCCCGGCCGAGAGCTCGGACCCCAAGTATGATG AATCTGATGTTCCCGCAGAACTCCAGGTGTTGAAAGGACCCCTGCAGCAGCCCACCTTCCCTTTTGCAGTAGCCAACCAACTGTTGCTGGTTTCTCTGCTGGAGCACCTGAGCCATGTGCATGAGCCAAACCCACTTCGTTCCAGACAGGTGTTTAAAT TGCTTTGTCAGACCTTTATCAAAATGGGGCTCCTGTCGTCCTTCACCTGTAGCGATGAGTTCAGCTCGTTGCGGCTACATCACAACAGAGCTATTACACATTTGATGAGGTCAGCTAAGGAGAGAGTTCGCCAG GGTCCTTGTGAGGATAATTCTCATATCCAGAAGATCAG AGCAAGGGAAGTAGCCTTTGAAGCACAGACTTCACGTTACTTAAATGAATTTGAAGAGCTTGCTGTCTTAGGAAAAGGTGGATATGGAAGAGTATACAAG GTCAGGAATAAATTAGATGGCCAGTACTATGCCATTAAAAAAATCCTGATTAAGGGTGCAACTAAAGCAGACTGCATGAAG GTCCTGCGGGAAGTTAAGGTGCTGGCTGGTCTTCAGCATCCTAATATCGTTGGCTATCACACGGCCTGGATAGAACATGTTCACGTGGCCCACAGGCAAG cCGATAGACTTTCTCTTCAGTTGCCGTCCCTGGAAGTGATCTCCGACCAGAAAGACCCCAG CGCTCAGTGTGATGTTAAAACTGATGGAAGTAACAGCTCATCCATTATTTTTGCCGAATTCacctcagaagaagaaaaatcctTACGAGAACCTGGTGTTGAAGACAATCAGAATAACAGATTGGTGAACTACAGCTCCAGGATAGTCGCCAGAGATGCTGGTGACTTCGAATCATCACTTGAGCTCCACGAAAGTGAGGTGGCTGATGGATCTCCCAGACCCATTGCTGGGCGTCGGTTGCCGTTTCGGCATAACTCTGACCCAGAACAGAACTTCGCATCTACTGAGGAATCTTCTGAAGAAAACCTCAACTTGTTGGGGCAGACAGAG GTGCAGTACCGCCTGATGCTGCACATCCAGATGCAGCTGTGCGAGCTCTCGCTGTGGGACTGGATCGCGGAGAGAGACGGGCGGGGCCGGCGGAGTGTGGACGAGTCCGCCT gtcatcataAACAGGAAAAGTCTGAGACCAGAGGACCCTCAAGAGGCATGACAAGTAAATGTAATGTGGTGTCCTGGATGAagtcctggaacagaaaaaggacattag gTCCTTATGTTATGGCCAGTGTTGCAACAAAAATTTTTCGGGAATTGGTGGAAGGTGTATTTTACATACATAACATGGGAATTGTACACAGAGATCTGAAG CCcagaaatattttccttcatgGCCCTGATCAGCAAGTGAAAATAGGAGACTTTGGCCTGGCCTGTGCAGACATCATCCAGAAAAACACAGACTGGGGCAGCGCAAATGGGGAGA GGGCGCCAACACACACTTCCAGAGTGGGTACGTGTCTGTACGCTTCCCCCGAACAGCTGGAGGGATCCGAGTATGATGCCAAG TCAGATATGTATAGCTTGGGCGTGATCCTGCTGGAGCTCTTTCAGCCTTTTGGGACAGAAATGGAGCGAGCACACGTTTTAACAGGTTTGAGGACCGGACAGATCCCCGAGGCCCTCAGTAAACGGTGTCCTGTCCAAGCCAAGTACATCCAGCACTTAACCAGAAAGAACTCAGCCCAGAGGCCATCCGCCATCCAGCTGCTGCAGAGTGAGCTCTTCCAAAATTCTGGAAAT GTTAATCTCACCCTACAGATGAAGATACTCgagcaagagaaagaaattcagGAACTAAGGAAGCAGCTAAGTCTCCTCTGTCAGGACAAAGGAGTAAAGGGTAACAAGAGAGATGGGGGCGTGCCCGTCTAG
- the AIMP2 gene encoding aminoacyl tRNA synthase complex-interacting multifunctional protein 2, which translates to MPMYQVKPYHEGSGSLRVELPTCMYRLPNVHGRTGSPAPSADHVQEASDPSLQALESHQDDILKRLYELKAAVDGLSKMIQTPDADLDVTNIIQADEPAALSTSTVDLNAMLGQDHGALKDIVINANPASPPLSLLVLHRLLCDHYKVLSSVHTHSAVQSVPANLLQCFGEQTRQQPRHEYQLGFTLIWKDVPKTQMKFSVQTMCPIEGEGNIARFLFSLFGQKQDAVNLTLIDSWVDIAIFQLKEGSSKEKAAVFRSMNSALGKTPWLVGDELTVADVVLWSVLRQTGGCGGMAPANVQKWMQACENLAPFHTALKLLQ; encoded by the exons ATGCCGATGTACCAGGTAAAGCCCTATCACGAGGGCAGCGGATCTCTCCGCGTAGAGCTTCCCACCTGCATGTACCGGCTCCCCAACGTGCATGGCAGGACTGGGAGCCCGGCGCCGTCCGCCGACCACGTGCAG GAAGCCTCAGACCCATCTCTTCAAGCTCTTGAGTCCCACCAAGACGATATTTTAAAACGTCTGTACGAGTTGAAAGCTGCGGTCGATGGTCTGTCCAAGATGATTCAGACACCAGATGCGGACTTGGATGTAACCAACATAATCCAGGCTGACGAGCCGGCTGCTCTGTCAACCAGCACCGTGGACTTAAACGCCATGCTCGGACAG GACCACGGGGCGCTGAAGGACATCGTGATCAACGCGAACCCCGCCTCGCCACCCCTCTCCCTGCTCGTGCTGCACCGGCTGCTGTGCGACCACTACAAGGTCCTGTCCTCGGTGCACACGCACTCGGCCGTCCAGAGCGTGCCGGCCAACCTCCTCCAGTGCTTCGGCGAGCAGACGAGGCAGCAGCCCCGCCACGAGTACCAGCTGGGCTTCACCCTCATCTGGAAGGACG TGCCGAAGACGCAGATGAAGTTCAGTGTCCAGACGATGTGTCCCATCGAAGGGGAAGGGAACATCGCCCGCTTCCTGTTCTCGCTGTTTGGCCAGAAGCAGGATGCTGTGAATTTAACCCTCATAGATAGCTGGGTGGATATAGCTATTTTTCAGCTGAAAGAGGGCAGCAGTAAAGAGAAGGCCGCCGTGTTCCGCTCCATGAACTCTGCcctcgggaagaccccctggctCGTGGGGGACGAGCTCACTGTGGCTGATGTGGTGTTGTGGTCCGTGCTCCGGCAGACGGGGGGCTGCGGGGGGATGGCGCCCGCCAATGTGCAGAAGTGGATGCAGGCCTGCGAAAACCTGGCCCCTTTCCACACGGCCCTCAAGCTCCTTCAGTGA
- the EIF2AK1 gene encoding eukaryotic translation initiation factor 2-alpha kinase 1 isoform X2, with translation MLGGVSGSAKHEAEGDAAGAVPAPPAIDFPAESSDPKYDESDVPAELQVLKGPLQQPTFPFAVANQLLLVSLLEHLSHVHEPNPLRSRQVFKLLCQTFIKMGLLSSFTCSDEFSSLRLHHNRAITHLMRSAKERVRQGPCEDNSHIQKIRAREVAFEAQTSRYLNEFEELAVLGKGGYGRVYKVRNKLDGQYYAIKKILIKGATKADCMKVLREVKVLAGLQHPNIVGYHTAWIEHVHVAHRQADRLSLQLPSLEVISDQKDPSAQCDVKTDGSNSSSIIFAEFTSEEEKSLREPGVEDNQNNRLVNYSSRIVARDAGDFESSLELHESEVADGSPRPIAGRRLPFRHNSDPEQNFASTEESSEENLNLLGQTEVQYRLMLHIQMQLCELSLWDWIAERDGRGRRSVDESACPYVMASVATKIFRELVEGVFYIHNMGIVHRDLKPRNIFLHGPDQQVKIGDFGLACADIIQKNTDWGSANGERAPTHTSRVGTCLYASPEQLEGSEYDAKSDMYSLGVILLELFQPFGTEMERAHVLTGLRTGQIPEALSKRCPVQAKYIQHLTRKNSAQRPSAIQLLQSELFQNSGNVNLTLQMKILEQEKEIQELRKQLSLLCQDKGVKGNKRDGGVPV, from the exons ATGCTGGGGGGCGTCTCTGGGTCCGCGAAGCACGAGGCGGAGGGCGACGCGGCGGGGGCTGTGCCCGCGCCGCCCGCCATCGACTTCCCGGCCGAGAGCTCGGACCCCAAGTATGATG AATCTGATGTTCCCGCAGAACTCCAGGTGTTGAAAGGACCCCTGCAGCAGCCCACCTTCCCTTTTGCAGTAGCCAACCAACTGTTGCTGGTTTCTCTGCTGGAGCACCTGAGCCATGTGCATGAGCCAAACCCACTTCGTTCCAGACAGGTGTTTAAAT TGCTTTGTCAGACCTTTATCAAAATGGGGCTCCTGTCGTCCTTCACCTGTAGCGATGAGTTCAGCTCGTTGCGGCTACATCACAACAGAGCTATTACACATTTGATGAGGTCAGCTAAGGAGAGAGTTCGCCAG GGTCCTTGTGAGGATAATTCTCATATCCAGAAGATCAG AGCAAGGGAAGTAGCCTTTGAAGCACAGACTTCACGTTACTTAAATGAATTTGAAGAGCTTGCTGTCTTAGGAAAAGGTGGATATGGAAGAGTATACAAG GTCAGGAATAAATTAGATGGCCAGTACTATGCCATTAAAAAAATCCTGATTAAGGGTGCAACTAAAGCAGACTGCATGAAG GTCCTGCGGGAAGTTAAGGTGCTGGCTGGTCTTCAGCATCCTAATATCGTTGGCTATCACACGGCCTGGATAGAACATGTTCACGTGGCCCACAGGCAAG cCGATAGACTTTCTCTTCAGTTGCCGTCCCTGGAAGTGATCTCCGACCAGAAAGACCCCAG CGCTCAGTGTGATGTTAAAACTGATGGAAGTAACAGCTCATCCATTATTTTTGCCGAATTCacctcagaagaagaaaaatcctTACGAGAACCTGGTGTTGAAGACAATCAGAATAACAGATTGGTGAACTACAGCTCCAGGATAGTCGCCAGAGATGCTGGTGACTTCGAATCATCACTTGAGCTCCACGAAAGTGAGGTGGCTGATGGATCTCCCAGACCCATTGCTGGGCGTCGGTTGCCGTTTCGGCATAACTCTGACCCAGAACAGAACTTCGCATCTACTGAGGAATCTTCTGAAGAAAACCTCAACTTGTTGGGGCAGACAGAG GTGCAGTACCGCCTGATGCTGCACATCCAGATGCAGCTGTGCGAGCTCTCGCTGTGGGACTGGATCGCGGAGAGAGACGGGCGGGGCCGGCGGAGTGTGGACGAGTCCGCCT gTCCTTATGTTATGGCCAGTGTTGCAACAAAAATTTTTCGGGAATTGGTGGAAGGTGTATTTTACATACATAACATGGGAATTGTACACAGAGATCTGAAG CCcagaaatattttccttcatgGCCCTGATCAGCAAGTGAAAATAGGAGACTTTGGCCTGGCCTGTGCAGACATCATCCAGAAAAACACAGACTGGGGCAGCGCAAATGGGGAGA GGGCGCCAACACACACTTCCAGAGTGGGTACGTGTCTGTACGCTTCCCCCGAACAGCTGGAGGGATCCGAGTATGATGCCAAG TCAGATATGTATAGCTTGGGCGTGATCCTGCTGGAGCTCTTTCAGCCTTTTGGGACAGAAATGGAGCGAGCACACGTTTTAACAGGTTTGAGGACCGGACAGATCCCCGAGGCCCTCAGTAAACGGTGTCCTGTCCAAGCCAAGTACATCCAGCACTTAACCAGAAAGAACTCAGCCCAGAGGCCATCCGCCATCCAGCTGCTGCAGAGTGAGCTCTTCCAAAATTCTGGAAAT GTTAATCTCACCCTACAGATGAAGATACTCgagcaagagaaagaaattcagGAACTAAGGAAGCAGCTAAGTCTCCTCTGTCAGGACAAAGGAGTAAAGGGTAACAAGAGAGATGGGGGCGTGCCCGTCTAG